ATGCGCCTGGACGAGGCCTCCGTGCGGGAGTTCGTGGCCGGCTGGCGCCGGCTGCGCCCCGGCCTGCTCTACGGGCACGCCCACTCGCTGTACCTGCTGGCGGGCATGCTCGAGGAGATGGGCGAGCAGCTGCGGCCGGACGGGATCGTCGCCACCAGCATGATGCTCCTGCAGCCCGAGCGGGAGGTGATCGAGCGCGTCTTCGCGCGGCAGGTGACCAACCGCTACGGCTGCGAGGAGGTCAGCCTGATCGCCTGCGAGTGCGAACGCCACGCGGGCCTGCACCTCAACGCCGAGCACGCCGCCGTCGAGCTGCTGCGCGACGACGGCAGCTCGTGCTCTCCTGGGGAGGACGGCCGGATCGTCATCACCGAGTTCGTGAACCTGGGCATGCCGATGCTGCGCTACGAGGTGGGCGACCGCGGCGTGCTGCACGACCGGCCCTGTTCCTGTGGCCGCCCTTCACCGCTGCTGCGCACGGTCACCGGCCGCACCGCCGACTTCCTGGTGGCGGCCGACGGGAGCCGCGTCGCCGGCATCTCGCTGATCGAGAACACGCTGACGCGCTACCCCGGCATCGCGCAGCTCCAGGTCGTCCAGGAGGTCGTCGGCCGGGTCGAGCTGAACGTGGTGCGCGCCGCCGGCTGGGACGAGGCGGTCGCCGCCGCGCTGACGGGCGTCTTCCGCGACTCGCTGG
This bacterium DNA region includes the following protein-coding sequences:
- a CDS encoding phenylacetate--CoA ligase family protein, coding for MRLDEASVREFVAGWRRLRPGLLYGHAHSLYLLAGMLEEMGEQLRPDGIVATSMMLLQPEREVIERVFARQVTNRYGCEEVSLIACECERHAGLHLNAEHAAVELLRDDGSSCSPGEDGRIVITEFVNLGMPMLRYEVGDRGVLHDRPCSCGRPSPLLRTVTGRTADFLVAADGSRVAGISLIENTLTRYPGIAQLQVVQEVVGRVELNVVRAAGWDEAVAAALTGVFRDSLGGAEVVLRFVDTIPREPNGKYRFSICRVPGVRSGA